A DNA window from Stenotrophomonas sp. 57 contains the following coding sequences:
- a CDS encoding DUF58 domain-containing protein, whose translation MRPAPLLLALLLAWATLGGLVLGGLLPRWSWALAAVAIAVPALMDLWRQSRRPSPQIQRELPEALALGVRREAALRLQADAAMTVQVFDLVPGGWPLESLPQRVRLQPGSASTLHYHLQPLQRGHFHFEGVHLRMRSPWRLWWQQRTLPPALDVRVYPNFVPLTRFALFSADQASRLVGAHVKRRRGEGTDFHQMREYRVGDSLRQLDWKATARARKLVSREYQDEKNQQLLLMLDSGRRMLASEGGLSHFDHALNASLVVAYLALRQGDAAGLFAAGGERRWVAPQRGMGTVEHLLRASYDLQPRAVATDYLAAATEVSLRQRRRALVMLVSNVRDEDIEDLLAAVRLLQKRHLVCVASLRERELDGALEGDVQTLEDATRAGAAALYLQQRAKAHDALRSEKVMVLDVTADALPGALVERYLAVKREGLL comes from the coding sequence ATGAGGCCTGCCCCGCTGCTGCTGGCGCTGCTGCTGGCCTGGGCCACCCTGGGTGGTCTGGTGCTGGGCGGCCTGCTGCCGCGCTGGAGCTGGGCGCTGGCCGCGGTGGCGATTGCCGTGCCAGCGTTGATGGATCTGTGGCGGCAGTCACGGCGTCCCTCGCCGCAGATCCAGCGTGAGCTGCCCGAAGCGCTGGCATTGGGCGTGCGCCGCGAGGCCGCGCTGCGCCTGCAGGCGGACGCGGCGATGACGGTGCAGGTGTTCGATCTGGTCCCCGGCGGCTGGCCGCTGGAATCGCTGCCGCAGCGCGTGCGCCTGCAGCCCGGCAGCGCTTCCACCCTGCACTACCACCTGCAGCCGCTGCAGCGTGGGCACTTCCACTTCGAAGGCGTGCATCTGCGCATGCGCTCGCCGTGGCGGCTGTGGTGGCAGCAACGCACCCTGCCACCGGCGCTGGACGTGCGCGTCTACCCGAACTTCGTGCCGCTCACCCGCTTCGCGCTGTTCAGTGCGGACCAGGCCTCACGTCTGGTGGGTGCGCACGTGAAGCGCCGCCGTGGTGAAGGCACCGACTTCCACCAGATGCGCGAGTACCGCGTGGGCGACAGCCTGCGCCAGCTCGACTGGAAGGCCACCGCACGGGCACGCAAACTGGTCTCGCGTGAGTACCAGGACGAGAAGAACCAGCAGCTGCTGCTGATGCTCGACAGTGGTCGGCGCATGCTGGCCAGCGAAGGCGGGCTCTCGCATTTCGACCACGCCTTGAACGCTTCGCTGGTGGTGGCGTACCTGGCGCTGCGCCAGGGCGACGCCGCCGGCCTGTTTGCTGCCGGTGGCGAGCGCCGCTGGGTGGCGCCGCAGCGTGGCATGGGCACGGTCGAGCACCTGTTGCGTGCCAGCTACGACCTGCAGCCGCGCGCAGTGGCCACCGACTACCTGGCCGCTGCCACCGAGGTATCGCTGCGCCAGCGCCGGCGTGCGTTGGTGATGCTGGTCAGCAACGTGCGCGACGAGGACATCGAGGATCTGCTGGCGGCGGTGCGCCTGCTGCAGAAACGCCACCTGGTGTGCGTGGCCAGCCTGCGCGAACGCGAGCTGGACGGCGCACTGGAGGGCGACGTGCAGACGCTGGAGGATGCCACCCGGGCCGGTGCCGCCGCACTGTACCTGCAGCAGCGCGCGAAGGCGCACGACGCGCTGCGCAGCGAGAAGGTGATGGTGCTGGACGTGACCGCCGATGCCCTGCCCGGCGCGCTGGTGGAACGGTATCTGGCAGTGAAGCGCGAAGGGTTGTTGTAG
- a CDS encoding MoxR family ATPase → MTEIPELPAAANARLIERVDAIREAVGHAFIGQADVLDQILVALLAGGHVLIEGVPGLGKTLLVRALAQALELDYGRVQFTPDLMPSDVSGHAVYDPKSESFKIRRGPVFTNLLLADEINRAPAKTQSALLEVMQEGQVTIEGKAFTLAPPFMALATQNPLEQEGTYPLPEAQLDRFLLKVLIDYPQLEDEKRMVTAITSGRSASDFDLSQVPRVLGAGELLELQRATAAITVDDEVIDYAVRIVAATRQWPGIAVGAGPRGSIALVRAARAQAVLAGRDFVTPDDVRDIARPALRHRIALAPELQIEGQDADDVLGALLAKVEAPRR, encoded by the coding sequence ATGACCGAAATCCCCGAGCTGCCGGCGGCCGCCAATGCCCGCCTGATCGAACGCGTCGATGCCATCCGCGAGGCCGTCGGCCACGCCTTCATCGGCCAGGCCGATGTGCTGGACCAGATCCTGGTGGCCCTGCTGGCCGGTGGCCACGTGCTGATCGAGGGCGTGCCCGGGCTGGGCAAGACCCTGCTGGTACGCGCACTGGCGCAGGCGCTGGAGCTGGACTATGGGCGCGTGCAGTTCACCCCCGACCTGATGCCCAGTGACGTCAGCGGCCACGCGGTGTACGACCCGAAAAGCGAGAGCTTCAAGATCCGCCGCGGCCCGGTGTTCACCAACCTGCTGCTGGCCGACGAGATCAACCGCGCACCGGCCAAGACCCAGTCCGCGCTGCTGGAAGTGATGCAGGAAGGCCAGGTGACCATTGAAGGCAAGGCCTTCACCCTGGCGCCGCCGTTCATGGCGCTGGCCACGCAGAACCCGCTGGAACAGGAAGGCACCTACCCGCTGCCGGAAGCGCAGCTGGACCGTTTCCTGCTGAAAGTGCTGATCGACTACCCGCAGCTGGAGGACGAGAAGCGCATGGTGACCGCGATCACCAGCGGCCGCTCCGCCAGCGATTTCGACCTGAGCCAGGTACCGCGCGTACTCGGTGCCGGAGAGCTGCTGGAGCTGCAGCGCGCCACCGCGGCGATCACCGTTGATGACGAAGTGATCGACTACGCGGTACGGATCGTGGCCGCTACCCGGCAGTGGCCAGGCATCGCGGTCGGTGCCGGCCCGCGCGGCAGCATCGCGCTGGTACGCGCCGCGCGTGCGCAGGCGGTGCTGGCCGGTCGCGACTTCGTCACCCCCGACGACGTGCGCGACATCGCCCGCCCCGCGCTGCGCCACCGTATCGCGCTGGCCCCGGAGCTGCAGATCGAGGGCCAGGATGCCGACGACGTGCTGGGCGCACTGCTGGCCAAGGTGGAAGCACCGCGCCGATGA
- a CDS encoding DUF4350 domain-containing protein: MSPRLFWSLLLGVLVLFGVPLTILYLRTHERVTETIRLPPQGEAGYNPLYVLGQALRADGIDVHSRPRLELQQMTLGPHDTVVLLQDSSELPAPAARQLLDWVDRGGHLLVRTPPPAEDDAGSTQGPLLDELGVDSLFQRSDCQPFHIDDDTGHSEFCGGRRFTLGFAARAQAERRWGSDRDLVFARLRHGQGKVSVLADMEFMRGDVDSPAARLAAAAGDASDGLHDNAHRDLTRYLLDPNYGKGAVWLVYASRPPSLWARMFYQGWPLWVPLLLALLGWLWHRSQRFGSLQPSPVLERRSLLEHVRASGELLLRFGHGARLYDAVLALFLHRLRLRAPVAAALDGAPREQAIAALLQWPQSRVASALTPPPPHDSSALRERIRLLLQMRSLL; encoded by the coding sequence ATGAGCCCGCGCCTGTTCTGGTCGTTGCTGCTGGGCGTGCTGGTGCTGTTCGGCGTGCCGCTGACCATCCTCTACCTGCGCACGCATGAACGCGTGACCGAAACCATCCGGCTGCCGCCGCAGGGCGAGGCCGGTTACAACCCGCTGTACGTGCTCGGCCAGGCCCTGCGCGCCGACGGCATCGACGTGCATTCGCGACCACGGCTGGAACTGCAGCAGATGACGCTGGGGCCGCACGACACGGTGGTGCTGCTGCAGGACAGCAGCGAACTGCCGGCACCGGCCGCAAGACAGTTGCTGGACTGGGTGGACCGGGGCGGCCACCTGCTGGTGCGGACGCCGCCACCGGCCGAGGACGATGCCGGCAGCACGCAGGGGCCCTTGCTTGATGAGCTGGGCGTGGACAGCCTGTTCCAGCGCAGCGACTGCCAACCTTTCCACATCGACGACGACACCGGTCACAGCGAATTCTGCGGCGGCCGCCGCTTTACGCTGGGCTTTGCCGCGCGCGCGCAGGCCGAGCGTCGCTGGGGCAGTGACCGTGACCTGGTGTTCGCGCGCCTGCGTCATGGCCAGGGCAAGGTGAGCGTGCTGGCGGACATGGAGTTCATGCGCGGTGATGTCGACTCGCCTGCCGCGCGCCTGGCCGCGGCCGCCGGCGACGCCAGCGATGGCCTGCACGACAACGCCCACCGCGACCTGACCCGCTATCTGCTCGACCCGAACTATGGCAAGGGTGCGGTCTGGCTGGTCTACGCCAGCCGTCCGCCGTCGCTGTGGGCGCGCATGTTCTACCAGGGGTGGCCGCTGTGGGTGCCGCTGCTGCTGGCCCTGCTGGGCTGGCTGTGGCACCGCTCGCAGCGCTTCGGCAGCCTGCAGCCGTCGCCGGTGCTGGAACGCCGCTCGCTGCTGGAGCACGTGCGCGCCAGTGGCGAACTGCTGCTGCGCTTCGGCCATGGCGCACGCCTGTACGACGCCGTGCTCGCCCTGTTCCTGCACCGCCTGCGACTGCGTGCGCCGGTTGCCGCCGCGCTCGATGGCGCACCGCGTGAGCAGGCCATCGCCGCGCTGCTGCAATGGCCGCAAAGCCGCGTCGCCAGCGCGCTCACACCGCCTCCGCCGCACGATTCCTCCGCCCTGCGCGAGCGCATCCGCTTGCTGCTCCAGATGAGATCCCTGCTATGA